cataactGAAAAGAACAGGTGCAACTGTATGAGAATAGAATAGAGAATAGAGAGTTTTAttgtaatatttacaaaaaacaagcatatatatatatatatatatatatatatatatatatatatatcaatcagacatttaataaaaaattatatttaaaatttacaCCTAATGCATTAATGGCCTTCAAGATTATATCATGACATATTTTTTGCAAAAGTATTTTCAGTTGTAATTTTTTGGAAcgttacatttttaatgtttctgATTTAGTGAATCACCATAAGAACAACATGCCAAGTGACAGTTTGATAAAAAGCGtatagatcaggggtctccaactccggtcctggagagctactatccagtaggttttctatcatatcTGGCTTCTAataagccacacctgttctcaggtaaataccaggaccaggtgtggctcatcagaagccaagtgggacagaaaacctactggatagcagctctccaggaccggagttggagacccctggtataGATATATATAAAGTAAATTGCATATTTACAGCACACCTTCAAATATGAATAATTAAATTCTGCAACCGACATTCAAGTAACGTGAtgtacaatatttttttctccactgcatatacagtacatacacatcTGCCACCAGAAACTGATTTAACACCTGATAACCACAGAAGACATTTTACAAAATTCTTTGCCTTTTTTAACAAAAGCATTAAACCTAAAATCCAGGAAGCacagaaaatacattttagacTGATCTTGCCATTACACTTGTCCACAATCTGGCTCACTTATATACGAAGATGGTTGCAATCGCTGCTTCGGTTGTTACCTATTTGTGTGGTCTACCATTTAACATCTAGCTTACATGCTCGTGGCTCATTGTGCACTATAGGGTCCATTTTATGTAGGTGTATGTCACATGAGTTAACGTTCCATGCAGGAATGTAAGGTCCGTTCTGGACCATTATTTTGTTCATTTACTTCATTATTATCTCTTATGATCTCCTGAGTTACCAAGAGTTCCATCTGGGTGACTTGGGGGCTTGATGCTATGAGACAAATTGGTGTCCTGCAGCCTGGAGAAAGCATCCAGCTGGTCCTGAAAGTCCTCCCTGAGAGGAGAGTCCTGCTGGGGGGAGGTCCTGGAGATGTAGCCCTGATCTGAGCCACTCGGTGACTTATTCCAAGCATAGACACCTGCTGCCTGCTGTCCATATGGGAATTTGTCCTCCACAGAAGAGGGAACCTGAGAAGTCCTAGACCCCAACGATGACTGCTGAAGAGCCATCAGCTTCTGCAGTACATCTGCTGAGAGGCAATGGGAGACTGGCTCATCTTCGTGGTCCTCCACGTGGAGATGTTCTGTTTCAGGAATCTCCTGATCCCAGGCCAGTGCTGGGGGAGCGAGCTCCTGCATGGCTACATTACTAGAGAACGTGGGGTGAACAGAACCTGTATAGAGCCTCTGAATATCTTCTACAGCTGCGTATACAGAGCATAGCTGGCCTTTCTCTACCTGATCAGCTGGTTTTACAGAATATACCTGACTTTGCTGCGGCTGAACAGCTGAGGGCATGGGATACACACTTCTGTCATCCAGTTGAGCGGCTGAGCATGCAGACCATACCTGGTTTCCCTCTGAATAAGCAACTGGATCAACATGTTGGGAGAATACATTTCCTTTTCCATTCTCTATCAGGGGAGTGAGTTGAAAAATGCTCCCAGACTCCTCATTCACATCTAATGTGTTGAAAAAGACAGGAGGCCCTTCCTTACACTCTGGCACACACTGCAAGACGGAGCTATTTGGCATCTCTACAAGAAGAGGGCACTGCAGGTCTGTATCTAGAGCATCATCCTCACTATCCACGCACTCCTTCACAAACCAGTCAGGGTGCTCAAGCTGGTAGGCTTGGAATGCCTCAATGGCGTCCCTCAAGGCTCTTCCCGAGGGACAATTGAAGTATTCATCCTGAGCTATACCTTCAATGCGATTCACCTTCCTGGGCTCATATTTCTCTTTGTCCAGGATTCGGAAGCAGAGCTCTTCAAAGTGCTTCATTAGCTTGTACTTGACGGTGATGTTGAAGGGTGAGGGAACATCATCCTCAGAAGAGACATCATCAAAGTAAGCCACTATGTACTTCCCAATTGCATCCGGATGCAGCAAATCTGGCATGATGAGGCTGAAAGCGGGAGTGAGCATGTCCCCGGTGGGAGAGCGCACATCCTCTTTCAACATCACCCTTCTCCCGCCACACATGGCGTTCCACTTGGCCTGCACTCCCCGGGAGCAGAGGATGAGGATCTTGTCGGAAGACTTCTCCATCTGCTGCTTCTGCCAGTCCAGCCACTGCATGCGGCCCACTGTGCCCAGCTCTGCTGTGTCCAGCATGTCCAGAACCACATCGGTACCACATCTAGCCCTCAGAAAGGCACTCAGCTTGAGCACAATCTCCCTGTACAGGGCATGGTCCAGAGAGTAGATGACGAGCACTTTTCTTTTGCTTTTCACTTGAGAGTGTTGCTGTGGTTCTGCTGGAATTGAGGAGAAGTGGCCTGAATCtggggaaagaaaaataaatgatatattATGATAACCGTATAATCTTTCTCTCTTAGCAAAGCTGTTTCTGGGTTTGGAACAC
The nucleotide sequence above comes from Paramormyrops kingsleyae isolate MSU_618 chromosome 3, PKINGS_0.4, whole genome shotgun sequence. Encoded proteins:
- the LOC111844273 gene encoding interleukin-17 receptor A-like, yielding MYILLFCIIIFGKMAITINLRILEQQNCSQEGLRCSVNISLSNCLDERWKRPSWDCPTGPVWECKASARRDEMGHLVPVLMVEWRARRDGSIDALKGAEVQVTEAGSGQKVCIQYVFHDVIKRMVNPHGESWSFSMDRVTVLPGQTYTVSVSHLPKPDVGHMEENRTYTVPGCRDTTLQETEVCVDHGSLWKPNITWDISASPQFTAVVSVAFSAGKFCDKYRVSIHYSGVNQSLTVWKQENQTSMNVSFSVGPWHEPCCELIAIHLVPTCVSDLNSITIPMSFRSKNINYCEDQLGKCIGKSSVCCIILPAKGLDEFSLGHSLTALIFGLTLTCVLLAFLLHKNRRKAAYLEENSLEDSGHFSSIPAEPQQHSQVKSKRKVLVIYSLDHALYREIVLKLSAFLRARCGTDVVLDMLDTAELGTVGRMQWLDWQKQQMEKSSDKILILCSRGVQAKWNAMCGGRRVMLKEDVRSPTGDMLTPAFSLIMPDLLHPDAIGKYIVAYFDDVSSEDDVPSPFNITVKYKLMKHFEELCFRILDKEKYEPRKVNRIEGIAQDEYFNCPSGRALRDAIEAFQAYQLEHPDWFVKECVDSEDDALDTDLQCPLLVEMPNSSVLQCVPECKEGPPVFFNTLDVNEESGSIFQLTPLIENGKGNVFSQHVDPVAYSEGNQVWSACSAAQLDDRSVYPMPSAVQPQQSQVYSVKPADQVEKGQLCSVYAAVEDIQRLYTGSVHPTFSSNVAMQELAPPALAWDQEIPETEHLHVEDHEDEPVSHCLSADVLQKLMALQQSSLGSRTSQVPSSVEDKFPYGQQAAGVYAWNKSPSGSDQGYISRTSPQQDSPLREDFQDQLDAFSRLQDTNLSHSIKPPSHPDGTLGNSGDHKR